The window TACCTAATTTTGTAGGTGGGTTGttaaatatgcatatatatatatatatatatatatatatatatatatatatattatataggttTAAGCTTATccattaaaataattatcaacttcaaaactatttaagCACTACAGTCTTCtgaacaaattttgaaattttattgttttaaatttagtAATCTACAAAGAAATCCAATATAAGTACATAACCAATGACAGAAAAACATCAAAGTACAATTTTTAGTTACCAATATCATAATTCATAAGAAAAGCTTGTTCATTTTTTTACTAATACAATATGCAGCTGATTTCAGCTTTTGTACGTAACTAAGTAAAACAAATATAGAAAAAGTTGACATTAAAATTGTTTGATATGTAAAAAGAAGGTTATAAAAGATAAACTACCTTAGATAATATGATAGAAAAGAataaatctagagagagaattTCAGGTTTCAACGCCATCTGTTATCATCCGTACATATCTTCCATTTCGATCTTTAACTCTCTCTGCAAtttctttattatatatataagtaggATATGTTTTCAACTCATTTATAACAATCAACATaacctctctctttttcttcctcTCTATTTCCTCTAAGCATTCTCGCTTTGTGGGTTCTTCTCTGTGTATacaattatacaaatatatatatgcacacacaCATAGGAAGATATGATGGGTTACGAGCAGATGAATCAGATGACAATGACAACAACGGCGATGATGAAGAATTTCAATAAGATGGGACCAATCAATACTCCACATAAGAAAATTACGACTAAGAGAAGTGTATCGGCCATTGATGGCGGTGCAGCTGTGATGGCTGGAGAAGGAGATCGTCGACGGAATCTCAAGACTCTCGATCTTAGCGGCATGTCCTTGGCTTCCCTCTCAGCATCTTCTATCAACCTAGCTTCCATCTCAAAACTCGATCTCTCTAACAACAATATTcaggtatatatataaatatgttggATCATATATCTAATTTTCATCAACCGTAATTATACAGCTTTTGACTAAAATTTCgtggaaataatttttttttaatgaaaatagaCATTTCTGTCACTAATGAAAAAATTAATACACCTTAACAATAAACTACAACCCTAAGTGGAGCTTTCTCTTACAAAATTTCAAAAGTGCTTGAATTGTTAAAAAGTTATTGTTTTCTCGATCTTTTAAAAAGTTGATGTTTTCATGATtcatttataaatttgtatgaacgataattaataaaatttatttagcaacaaaaatcatcaaaaataatatacttCTTAAGtcaaaagacaaaaacaaatcaTCTGAGAGTACTAGTGTTCCTCGAAGGCTCGATAggttaacaaatatataaaactatacaGTATAACAATTTGTTGCGGCCGTCGTGCTCtatttaaatgaattaattagAGCAGTTGTGGgctctaatttttaattataaaagatCTTTGCTAAGCTGCTAACTAACAGATAAAGAAATGATAAAAATCGTAGATGTACTCAAGCAACGAAATTATCTCTTGCATATGCATGATTCGTTGTATTCCTTACTTTGTGGTATTTGTCATTTCCTGTTTTGTTCAATAAAGAAAAAGTAATCAAATTTCTATTATTCATAACAAGACAAATCATAGATTgccgattaaaaaaaaattcctgaaaatttaatattttctctgTTGTCAAAAGTAAGATTTTCTATAGTATGCACGTTTATTAAGaattgtataatttaatttattttttactttattatacactttctaataattttccaccaataaaatttaatcaattcaaataatctcaattaatgtttcttaaaattataaaaaagtattttaataatatagaagaTCCTTGTTCAAAAACGCACCGTCGAGAACCGGAAAATCGCCAGAAAAGCGCTGCTCAGCCATCAAGCGTGGCGAATTGAAAAAATTCGGTGAAAAAGTTGGAtctcaaaaaaaatttcagTTATTGCATGTTTCGGCCTGAATCAATTAATATGCATAGAATCTATGAAATATGCAtggaaacaacaacaaaaaaacagagaaaagtgATCTTAAATCCGTCAAAATCAAAGAGCCGTCGGGCTTGAAATTGCAGAAAACCCTAATATTGTAAAGAGGAAGACGAACTCGAAATGACAAAATTACCCCTCATTTAGCTTAAGACATTTAAAAACATGTATAAATGGCATTCCTGCTATTTGAACCCGGGATGTTTGCCAATAACAGATCAACAAAACTGCTACACTATGTGATccttattgtatattttaacaAACGAAAATATATGTCTAGAAAAATCGCCGATTAGTCTCTGTATAATTCCCGATTTTTCCATTCGGCGCTAGGCGTAACCCGAGCGTACGAGGAACGCCTAGCTAGTTTCCGAACAGGgtagaaaatctatttttgcggaacaagaaaaaaatttaaaaaacctTACTTTCAGGAACGGATGGAAACGGATGAAGTATTGTCTTTGGTATCTTGCACACAATTTTCCTAACCCATTTTCATTTGGTCAACTCGAGCCTTGGAAAGCATATTCGCCTGGGTGCATAAGCAATTAAGGCACAAGTGTccgttattttcttttttaagttttcatgACATAATTgttctatataaataaaatattaatgaagAGCATTAATTATTGATAAATACGTGTTGATATGAACATTTACTTCTCTTTGACTCTGCTTGTATTGAATCTGTCATCTGACTGCCAGTAACActattttctaaataaacaaCCGTTGtagtgcggttttaacagttagaaaaatgtatagatatagggtatatatagagatttttgttactgttaactgcagGACGGGGCGGGAAGCGGGTTACCATTCAAGCCTTAGTTTAAgtttatacataaatttttgaatttcCACAAGTTATGAACTTGTGCGACTTATGATTTAGTTAAAACTCATATATTTAGTTTCCCATGCAGCAAATTCCTGAATCTCTTGTGGCACGAATGTTAAATTTGTGGGCATTAGATTTGCACTCCAATCAGCTCAAAACACTTCCCAACTCCATTGGATGTCTTTCCAAGCTTAAGGTTCTTAATGTCTCCGGAAATAATCtacagcatctccccaaaaCTATAGAAGATTGCAGGTAAGACCCCTTCAACCGCGTCCAACTCTCTTATTATCAATGTACCAAAACGCAAAACGCGACCCAAAACGCAGATCGCTGGAAGAGCTGAACGCCAATTTCAACGAACTGACCATGCTTCCAGACACAATAGGGTTCGAGCTAACGAATCTGACGAAGCTCTCCGTGAACTCAAACAAGCTTGTCGTGTTACCAAGCTCCCTTAGCCACTTGACGTCGCTGCGTGTGCTCGACGCCAGACTTAATCGCCTTGGATCGCTCCCTGATGATCTAGAGAACCTTGTGAACCTTCAGGTCCTTAACGTTAGCCAGAACTTCCAGCACTTGAAGGAGTTACCTTACTCCGTGGGGTTGTTGATATCTCTCGTGGAGCTTGACGTTAGTTATAACGGAATTACGGTT of the Brassica rapa cultivar Chiifu-401-42 chromosome A03, CAAS_Brap_v3.01, whole genome shotgun sequence genome contains:
- the LOC103861606 gene encoding plant intracellular Ras-group-related LRR protein 8, yielding MMGYEQMNQMTMTTTAMMKNFNKMGPINTPHKKITTKRSVSAIDGGAAVMAGEGDRRRNLKTLDLSGMSLASLSASSINLASISKLDLSNNNIQQIPESLVARMLNLWALDLHSNQLKTLPNSIGCLSKLKVLNVSGNNLQHLPKTIEDCRSLEELNANFNELTMLPDTIGFELTNLTKLSVNSNKLVVLPSSLSHLTSLRVLDARLNRLGSLPDDLENLVNLQVLNVSQNFQHLKELPYSVGLLISLVELDVSYNGITVLPDSIGCLRRIQKLSLEGNPLVSPPFEVVEQGLEAVKLYMSEKMTESYKETPMKKKLWGIGKMVKYKTFNGLSSSPGRSPGRRTGGDHHGNERGGFINVSDYRQIDGIASPRHVSLFNPRRLLSPFSAYFSPPRY